One window from the genome of Lentibacillus daqui encodes:
- a CDS encoding PTS cellobiose transporter subunit IIB, producing MKQVLIICAGGMSSSLLAKKATEYLKSKDHDIEVDAVSATEGSKKIENSDFDLFLVSPQTKMYFKNLKAAGDRAGKPVVNIPPQAYVPIPMGIEKLGNLILEELPN from the coding sequence ATGAAACAAGTTTTAATTATTTGTGCAGGTGGTATGTCATCTTCTTTATTGGCAAAGAAGGCAACGGAGTATCTAAAAAGTAAAGACCATGATATTGAAGTAGATGCCGTTTCTGCTACGGAAGGCAGTAAGAAGATTGAAAACAGTGACTTTGATTTATTCTTAGTGAGTCCTCAAACAAAAATGTACTTTAAAAATCTCAAAGCAGCTGGTGATCGTGCGGGTAAGCCGGTTGTAAACATTCCACCGCAGGCATACGTTCCGATTCCTATGGGCATTGAGAAATTAGGCAACTTAATCTTGGAGGAACTTCCAAATTAA
- a CDS encoding 6-phospho-beta-glucosidase — protein sequence MANGVKIVTIGGGSSYTPELMEGFINRYEELPIREIWLVDIEDGKEKLDIVAKMAQRMWDASPYDVKVHTTLDRRKALKDADFVTTQFRVGLLNARVKDERIPLSYGMTGQETNGAGGIFKAFRTIPVILNIVEDMKELCPNAWLINFTNPSGMVTDAIIRYGKWEKVIGLCNVPVGAMMAEPELIGKTLDELIYSFAGLNHFHWHRVKDLQGNDVTSEIIDKMYGNDSGIPANIHDTPFFIEQLKQMNMIPCGYHRYYYRYEEMLQHMLEEYNDPNVGTRAQQVKQTEAELFELYKDPNLNYKPEQLSKRGGAHYSDAACETITSIYANKNTHMVVSTKNNGAVPDLAPDDVVEVSAYIGAAGARPIAFGSLQPAEKGWLQLMKNMELCVEEAAVTGDYGLALQAFTINPLIPSGETAKRVLDELLIAHKKYLPQFAGKIVELEADGLTVKDEVAGNLN from the coding sequence ATGGCAAACGGTGTAAAAATTGTAACCATTGGTGGAGGAAGCAGCTATACTCCGGAATTGATGGAAGGATTTATTAACAGATATGAAGAACTTCCAATCAGAGAAATTTGGCTTGTTGATATAGAAGATGGCAAGGAAAAGCTGGACATTGTTGCCAAGATGGCGCAAAGAATGTGGGATGCTTCTCCTTATGATGTGAAAGTTCATACAACATTGGATCGTCGCAAAGCATTAAAAGATGCTGACTTTGTAACCACTCAATTTAGAGTTGGTTTATTAAATGCCCGGGTAAAAGATGAAAGAATTCCTTTATCCTATGGTATGACGGGACAAGAAACCAACGGGGCTGGCGGGATTTTCAAGGCATTTAGGACCATCCCGGTTATTTTAAACATTGTGGAAGATATGAAGGAATTATGCCCGAATGCCTGGTTAATCAACTTTACGAACCCGAGTGGAATGGTAACGGATGCCATTATTCGTTACGGTAAATGGGAAAAAGTTATTGGCTTGTGTAATGTTCCAGTTGGCGCCATGATGGCCGAACCAGAATTAATCGGAAAAACTTTGGATGAACTTATTTATTCCTTTGCCGGCTTAAATCACTTCCACTGGCATCGCGTGAAAGATTTACAAGGAAATGATGTTACTTCTGAAATCATTGATAAAATGTATGGTAATGATTCGGGTATTCCGGCAAATATTCATGATACACCATTCTTTATTGAACAACTGAAACAGATGAACATGATCCCTTGTGGCTATCATCGTTATTACTACCGCTATGAAGAAATGTTGCAACACATGCTGGAAGAATACAATGATCCAAATGTTGGTACGAGGGCCCAGCAAGTGAAACAAACAGAAGCAGAATTGTTTGAGTTGTATAAGGATCCAAATTTAAATTATAAACCTGAACAATTATCAAAACGTGGTGGTGCCCATTACTCGGATGCCGCTTGCGAAACCATTACTTCTATCTATGCCAACAAAAATACCCATATGGTTGTTTCAACGAAGAATAACGGCGCTGTTCCTGATTTGGCTCCAGATGACGTTGTCGAAGTTTCTGCCTATATCGGTGCAGCAGGAGCAAGACCAATTGCTTTCGGCTCGCTTCAACCAGCTGAAAAAGGTTGGCTGCAATTAATGAAGAATATGGAGTTATGTGTGGAAGAAGCAGCAGTAACCGGCGACTACGGTTTGGCATTACAAGCATTCACTATCAACCCACTCATTCCTAGTGGTGAAACTGCAAAGCGTGTTTTAGATGAACTATTGATTGCCCATAAAAAATATTTACCACAGTTTGCAGGAAAAATTGTGGAATTGGAAGCAGATGGACTCACCGTTAAAGATGAAGTAGCCGGAAATTTGAACTAA
- a CDS encoding NAD-dependent succinate-semialdehyde dehydrogenase, translated as MSNQFNVTNPATGEVIKEVKMDSEEEIKQKLELGHKAFKEWAKVNAHERSRLLQAWSNKVKENKQEIAEIMTKENGKPMHESLGEVDYAASYIDWYAEEAKRIYGRTIPANAESKRIIVSHQPVGLVAAITPWNFPAAMMTRKAAPALAAGCSFIVKPAVETPLTAIRIVELAHEAGIPEDVVQCVNTRGSVAGDIFTNSDYVRKITFTGSTPVGKTLIKNSADSVKHVTMELGGHAPLIVAEDADLDFAVKQTIATKFRNAGQTCVCANRLIIHENVAEEYGKKLREEVEKLKVGNGMDEGTDVGPIINKKGYDKIVDQVNDAVEKGAEVLVGNKYDTDDDKGYYFVYPTVLKNVDDNMDIMHEETFGPIAPITTFKELDEAVKIANNTPYGLAAYFFTNDYRTGTYLHDHLDFGIVGWNDGGPSAAHAPFGGMKESGLGREGGIEGIEPYLETKYLSIGNL; from the coding sequence ATGTCAAATCAATTCAACGTAACGAACCCAGCCACGGGGGAAGTCATTAAGGAAGTCAAAATGGATAGTGAGGAGGAAATCAAGCAAAAACTGGAGCTTGGACACAAGGCTTTTAAGGAATGGGCAAAAGTCAATGCCCATGAACGCTCCCGTTTACTGCAGGCATGGTCCAACAAAGTAAAAGAAAACAAACAAGAAATCGCTGAAATCATGACCAAGGAAAATGGAAAACCAATGCATGAATCATTAGGCGAAGTGGACTATGCAGCAAGTTATATTGACTGGTATGCCGAAGAAGCAAAACGGATTTACGGCCGTACCATTCCGGCAAATGCGGAATCCAAGCGCATTATTGTCAGTCATCAACCAGTTGGACTTGTCGCAGCAATTACCCCTTGGAACTTCCCGGCTGCCATGATGACCAGAAAAGCGGCACCGGCACTTGCAGCAGGCTGTTCTTTTATTGTCAAACCAGCAGTCGAAACACCGTTAACTGCGATTCGCATCGTCGAACTAGCCCATGAAGCGGGGATTCCCGAGGATGTTGTGCAATGTGTAAATACTCGCGGAAGTGTCGCCGGAGATATTTTTACCAATAGCGATTACGTCCGGAAGATCACGTTTACCGGCTCGACTCCTGTTGGTAAAACGTTGATCAAGAACAGCGCTGACTCGGTTAAGCATGTAACGATGGAATTAGGTGGTCATGCCCCGCTGATCGTTGCAGAGGATGCCGATCTTGACTTTGCCGTAAAACAAACAATCGCAACCAAATTTAGAAATGCCGGACAAACCTGCGTCTGTGCCAACCGGCTGATTATCCATGAAAATGTTGCTGAAGAATATGGTAAAAAGCTGAGAGAAGAAGTGGAAAAACTCAAGGTCGGCAATGGTATGGATGAAGGTACGGATGTTGGACCAATCATCAACAAAAAAGGCTACGATAAGATTGTTGATCAGGTAAACGATGCGGTGGAAAAAGGCGCCGAAGTTTTGGTGGGTAATAAATATGATACTGATGACGACAAAGGCTATTACTTTGTTTATCCAACTGTATTAAAAAATGTCGATGATAACATGGATATCATGCACGAAGAAACATTTGGCCCGATCGCTCCGATTACTACTTTTAAAGAGCTGGACGAAGCGGTAAAAATCGCCAATAATACGCCATACGGTCTGGCAGCCTATTTCTTCACCAATGATTACCGAACCGGGACATACTTACATGATCACCTTGACTTCGGAATTGTTGGCTGGAATGATGGCGGACCATCCGCTGCCCATGCACCATTTGGCGGCATGAAGGAAAGCGGTCTTGGCCGTGAAGGTGGCATCGAAGGAATTGAACCTTATTTGGAAACGAAGTACTTATCGATTGGGAATTTGTAA
- the celB gene encoding PTS cellobiose transporter subunit IIC: protein MAEENESKVFALLEKYLMGPMGKVASWRFVRAIMAAGMASIPFVIVGSMFLVLNVLPETFTFLEGFFDNTFFRFSDLYMLANKATMGILALYFGLVVGYEYTKIFADEEELNLNPLNGALLTLFAFFMTVPQLVWKNGEMSLIDKMGDDNIIVNGWEMVADGVSRLDATGVFTAIIMAIISVQLYRLCVKRNWVIKMPDQVPEGVSRSFTALIPAFVVSFVVILINGVLVVLGTDIFKLVAIPFGFVVHLTNSWVGILVIFFIIHALWIVGIHGATIISGILTPVVLTNLQANINGASIPFAGEFQNAFVVIGGSGSTLGLCIFIAFLAKSKQLSVLGKSAIAPGIFNINEPLIFGLPIVYNPFLAIPFFLAPMVSASIGYWTIKLNIVQPIIAQMPWPTPGGAGAFISTGGDYIAIIVALICAIAAFLIWLPFIKMYDKKLVKQEKGEDALI, encoded by the coding sequence ATGGCAGAAGAAAATGAAAGTAAAGTATTTGCTCTTTTGGAAAAATATCTAATGGGTCCGATGGGTAAAGTAGCATCCTGGCGTTTTGTACGTGCAATTATGGCTGCGGGCATGGCTTCTATCCCGTTTGTAATCGTAGGTTCGATGTTCCTAGTGTTAAATGTATTACCGGAGACGTTTACATTTTTAGAAGGCTTTTTTGACAATACGTTTTTTAGATTTAGTGACTTGTATATGCTGGCGAATAAGGCAACTATGGGGATATTAGCGTTATATTTCGGCCTTGTAGTGGGATATGAGTATACAAAAATATTTGCTGACGAAGAAGAGTTAAATCTAAATCCCTTAAATGGCGCTTTACTAACTTTGTTTGCATTTTTTATGACCGTTCCTCAGTTAGTTTGGAAAAATGGAGAAATGTCTTTAATAGACAAAATGGGTGATGACAATATAATTGTTAATGGATGGGAAATGGTAGCGGATGGAGTAAGTCGTTTGGATGCTACAGGAGTGTTCACAGCGATCATTATGGCTATTATATCCGTACAATTATACAGATTGTGTGTGAAACGAAACTGGGTTATCAAAATGCCTGATCAGGTACCAGAAGGTGTTAGCAGATCATTTACCGCATTAATACCAGCATTCGTAGTTTCTTTCGTTGTCATCCTAATTAACGGTGTATTAGTTGTGTTAGGTACTGATATATTTAAACTAGTAGCAATTCCTTTTGGATTTGTTGTTCATTTAACAAACAGCTGGGTAGGTATTTTAGTGATTTTCTTCATAATCCATGCACTTTGGATTGTTGGTATACATGGGGCAACTATTATTTCAGGAATACTGACACCGGTCGTTCTTACAAATCTGCAAGCGAATATAAATGGAGCAAGTATTCCATTTGCAGGTGAGTTTCAAAACGCGTTCGTTGTTATAGGCGGTTCTGGTTCTACTTTGGGGTTATGTATTTTTATTGCATTTTTAGCCAAGTCGAAACAATTAAGCGTCTTAGGCAAATCAGCTATTGCTCCCGGTATTTTTAATATTAATGAACCATTGATATTTGGATTACCGATTGTATATAATCCATTCTTGGCTATTCCTTTCTTTTTAGCACCAATGGTTTCCGCATCAATAGGTTATTGGACAATTAAACTAAATATTGTTCAACCAATTATTGCACAGATGCCATGGCCTACCCCGGGAGGTGCGGGAGCCTTTATTAGTACAGGCGGAGACTATATAGCGATCATTGTTGCATTGATTTGTGCTATAGCAGCATTTCTCATTTGGTTGCCATTCATTAAAATGTATGATAAGAAGCTAGTTAAGCAAGAAAAAGGTGAAGATGCGTTAATTTGA
- a CDS encoding HAD family hydrolase, whose protein sequence is MIKLVLSDMDGTFLNNGGDFNRELYKDVKRLMKEKGVVFAPVTGKQCERVEELFGNDAHDLWILGDSATRIKHNGEFVYESLLSNQLGLEIIRLLEEISLDHTIIACTRNCAVIKDNTPQEEAAIVRKSYAQVKQVSDFNEIQEDFVKITVHDPALRCFETREKLSRFFGSAYIVASEAAWIDIANANVHKGTTVEHLQQLLQVTPEETMAFGDGYNDIELMTRSTYSFAVRNAVQDTKDAANFITRSNEEDGVLRTIIQMLTLQESRSSCGN, encoded by the coding sequence ATGATTAAATTGGTGCTATCTGATATGGATGGAACGTTCTTAAATAATGGTGGTGACTTTAACAGGGAACTATACAAGGATGTCAAAAGGCTAATGAAAGAAAAAGGCGTTGTTTTTGCTCCAGTTACCGGTAAACAATGTGAACGTGTTGAAGAGTTATTTGGTAATGATGCACATGATTTATGGATCCTAGGGGATAGTGCCACCCGAATCAAGCATAACGGCGAATTTGTTTATGAATCCTTGCTAAGCAATCAATTAGGACTGGAAATTATCCGTTTACTTGAGGAAATAAGCTTGGATCATACCATTATTGCGTGTACAAGAAATTGTGCGGTTATAAAAGATAACACTCCTCAAGAAGAAGCTGCTATTGTCAGAAAGTCCTATGCTCAAGTAAAGCAAGTATCCGATTTTAATGAGATTCAAGAGGATTTTGTTAAGATTACCGTCCACGATCCAGCCCTTCGATGTTTCGAAACCAGGGAAAAACTATCTCGCTTTTTCGGGTCAGCTTATATTGTCGCATCGGAAGCAGCCTGGATTGACATAGCTAATGCCAATGTTCATAAAGGCACCACCGTTGAACACCTACAGCAGTTATTGCAAGTAACGCCGGAAGAAACGATGGCATTTGGAGACGGCTACAATGATATAGAGCTCATGACCCGCAGTACCTATAGCTTTGCTGTCCGAAATGCGGTTCAAGATACAAAAGATGCTGCGAATTTCATTACCCGTTCCAATGAAGAAGACGGTGTTCTGAGGACGATTATTCAAATGTTAACTTTACAAGAAAGCAGGTCATCATGTGGAAATTGA
- a CDS encoding histidine phosphatase family protein gives MKKTLYLMRHGQTIFNVRRKIQGWCDSPLTKLGIKQAETAAKYFKEHNIVFDDAYSSTSERACDTLEIVTDTPYTRLKGLKEWNFGTFEGESEDLNPPLPYEDFFVTFGGEGQTEFQKRVAETCQNIMEEDNKVVLAVSHGAACRNFMRYWEHTSSITQQEKIGNCCILKFEYENNEFELVEIINHDFSKL, from the coding sequence ATGAAAAAAACATTATATCTAATGAGGCATGGACAAACTATATTTAATGTGAGAAGGAAAATTCAAGGTTGGTGTGACTCACCACTTACAAAATTAGGAATCAAACAAGCAGAGACTGCCGCAAAGTATTTTAAGGAGCACAATATAGTTTTCGATGATGCCTATAGCTCCACATCTGAAAGAGCCTGTGATACTTTGGAAATTGTGACCGACACACCTTATACGAGATTAAAAGGTTTAAAGGAATGGAATTTTGGAACATTTGAAGGTGAGAGTGAGGACTTAAACCCACCACTTCCCTATGAGGATTTCTTTGTTACCTTTGGCGGAGAAGGACAAACCGAATTTCAAAAAAGGGTTGCTGAAACATGTCAAAACATAATGGAAGAAGATAATAAAGTTGTTTTAGCCGTATCCCATGGAGCAGCTTGTAGAAATTTCATGAGATACTGGGAACATACTAGTTCCATTACGCAACAAGAAAAGATTGGCAATTGTTGTATTTTGAAATTTGAATACGAGAATAATGAATTTGAATTAGTTGAAATTATTAATCATGATTTTAGTAAACTATGA
- a CDS encoding Cof-type HAD-IIB family hydrolase, protein MTRNIIFFDIDSTLLDDEKELPDSTREAVQQLQDDGHIVAIATGRAPFAFKDLREALNITTYVSLNGQYVVYNNQVIYKNQLDFTALSHLNEEATNSKHPLVYLDHEDWRSSVEHHPFLEEAITSLKINQPVTFDPNYYRNRDIYQALLFCDGEAEQQYREKFRQFEFIRWHRYSVDVLPNGGSKANGIKNLIHHLGIDLQHAYAFGDGLNDIEMLKFIPNSVAMGNAEPPVKEAAKHITKDVNHNGVFHGLKIVGLL, encoded by the coding sequence ATGACTCGAAACATTATTTTTTTTGATATAGACAGTACATTGCTAGATGATGAAAAAGAGTTGCCCGATTCTACGCGAGAAGCGGTTCAACAATTACAGGATGACGGGCATATTGTTGCAATTGCTACCGGACGCGCACCATTTGCTTTTAAAGATTTAAGAGAAGCATTAAATATAACAACATATGTCAGTCTTAATGGGCAATATGTCGTCTACAACAATCAAGTAATCTATAAAAATCAGCTGGATTTCACAGCTTTAAGTCATTTAAACGAGGAAGCAACTAACAGTAAGCATCCATTGGTTTACCTTGATCATGAAGATTGGCGCTCAAGTGTGGAACATCATCCATTCCTGGAAGAAGCGATCACCTCTTTAAAAATCAACCAACCCGTTACTTTTGATCCTAATTATTATCGCAATCGTGATATTTATCAAGCATTATTATTTTGTGATGGGGAAGCCGAACAACAGTATAGAGAAAAGTTCCGTCAGTTTGAATTTATTCGTTGGCATCGTTATTCGGTAGATGTTTTGCCAAATGGTGGCTCGAAAGCAAATGGAATTAAAAATTTGATTCATCATCTTGGCATTGATCTGCAACATGCATATGCTTTTGGGGATGGGTTAAACGATATAGAGATGCTAAAATTCATTCCGAACAGTGTGGCGATGGGAAATGCTGAGCCTCCAGTTAAAGAAGCAGCCAAGCATATAACCAAAGATGTCAATCACAATGGTGTTTTTCATGGTCTGAAGATTGTTGGACTTTTATAG
- a CDS encoding MFS transporter has translation MEKNKMALIIVLANLFLAFLGVSLVIPVVPTIINELHLSGSIAGYLVAAFAFLQLLASPIAGKWVDRLGRKRMIVIGLVIFAFSEFLFGIGQDVVVLFISRMFGGVSAAFIMSAVTAYIADITSLEYRPKALGYMSAAINTGFIIGPGVGGFLAGIGTRVPFFFAAGFALVAVVFSVILLHEPERHHDAVQQVPGAQTTGWKRIFTPVYLISFLIIFIFSFGLSSFESLFSLFADHKFGFTPTDIAIMISGGGILGAVFQVVFFGYFIKWFGEIRLIRYCLIFSTVLVLIMTFVHEYYTILLVTVTIFVGFDLMRPTVTNYLSRIAGNEQGFVAGMNSMFTSIGNVIGPVIGGLLFDINLDFPFYFAAILLAIGVGLTFVWKGVAREHA, from the coding sequence ATGGAAAAAAACAAAATGGCGCTTATCATCGTATTAGCAAATTTATTTTTGGCATTTTTGGGAGTTAGTCTTGTTATTCCCGTTGTGCCAACCATTATAAATGAATTACATTTATCCGGTTCAATTGCTGGATATCTTGTTGCGGCATTTGCCTTTTTACAGCTGCTGGCTTCACCGATTGCCGGAAAATGGGTGGATCGTTTGGGGCGGAAGAGAATGATTGTAATTGGATTGGTCATCTTTGCCTTTTCTGAATTTCTATTCGGTATTGGGCAGGATGTTGTTGTACTATTCATTTCGCGCATGTTTGGCGGTGTCAGTGCAGCTTTTATCATGTCCGCGGTTACGGCTTATATTGCCGATATTACTTCGCTTGAATACCGCCCAAAAGCACTTGGATATATGTCAGCGGCCATTAACACAGGATTTATCATCGGACCAGGAGTAGGAGGTTTTTTGGCAGGGATTGGAACCAGGGTACCATTTTTCTTTGCTGCTGGTTTTGCGTTGGTGGCGGTTGTATTTTCGGTTATTTTACTGCATGAGCCTGAGCGGCATCATGACGCTGTACAACAGGTGCCGGGAGCACAAACAACGGGCTGGAAGCGAATATTTACACCAGTCTATCTTATTTCTTTTTTGATTATCTTTATTTTTTCGTTTGGTCTGTCATCGTTTGAATCGTTATTTTCCTTGTTTGCCGACCATAAATTTGGTTTTACACCGACAGATATTGCCATTATGATTTCGGGTGGCGGTATATTAGGTGCGGTATTTCAGGTTGTCTTTTTTGGTTACTTTATCAAATGGTTTGGAGAGATTCGGTTAATCCGTTACTGCTTGATTTTCTCGACAGTTTTGGTGTTAATAATGACCTTCGTGCACGAATATTACACAATATTGCTTGTTACAGTAACTATTTTTGTCGGTTTTGACTTAATGCGTCCGACTGTTACTAATTACCTGTCAAGGATTGCGGGAAATGAGCAAGGCTTTGTTGCCGGGATGAACTCCATGTTTACGAGTATCGGTAACGTGATCGGGCCAGTGATTGGTGGGCTTTTGTTCGATATCAATTTGGATTTTCCTTTTTACTTCGCAGCTATATTACTGGCCATAGGTGTTGGCCTCACCTTTGTGTGGAAAGGGGTTGCCAGGGAACATGCGTAG
- a CDS encoding PTS cellobiose transporter subunit IIA — MDQEQIQSVAFEIILHSGSSRTMIHEAFKMMRNNEFENAATKLEEANDELLIAHQSQTSLLQHYSSGEKINMEIIMVHAQDHLMTTMTLREVALEMSSLYERLAKMEK, encoded by the coding sequence GTGGATCAAGAACAAATTCAAAGCGTTGCCTTTGAAATTATATTGCATAGCGGCTCATCAAGAACAATGATTCATGAAGCCTTTAAAATGATGAGAAATAATGAATTTGAAAACGCTGCAACCAAGCTGGAAGAAGCAAATGATGAATTATTGATCGCACATCAATCCCAAACATCATTATTACAACATTATTCTTCTGGAGAAAAAATCAATATGGAAATTATTATGGTTCATGCACAAGATCACTTAATGACAACGATGACATTGAGAGAGGTTGCACTGGAAATGTCATCTCTATATGAAAGACTTGCGAAAATGGAAAAATGA
- a CDS encoding 6-phospho-beta-glucosidase, with translation MSKLPDSFLWGGAVAAHQLEGAWKEGGKGVSVADVMTKGAHGVPREITDGVIEGKNYPNHEAIDFYHRYKEDIALFAEMGFKCFRTSIAWSRIFPNGDEAEPNEEGLKFYDDLFDECLKHGIEPVVTLSHFEMPYHLVTEYGGFRNRKLVDFFTNFARVCFERYKDKVKYWMTFNEINNQANFHEDFAPFTNSGVKYKDGEDRESIMYQAAHYELVASAKAVNIGHAINPDFQIGCMIAMCPIYPSTSHPKDILMAQKAMQKRYYFADVHVHGEYPGHMTRYFERKKFNLDITKEDLEVLKKGTVDYIGFSYYMSFTISHKQSNEEYDYNESRDKVENEYVKTSDWGWAIDPEGLRYALNWFTDMYHLPLFIVENGLGAVDEFAEDGKIHDDYRIGYLRAHIEQMIKAVDEDGVDLMGYTPWGCIDLVSAGTGEMKKRYGFIYVDKDNDGNGTLERYRKDSFYWYKDVIGSNGEKL, from the coding sequence ATGTCAAAACTACCTGATAGTTTCCTATGGGGTGGCGCTGTCGCCGCGCATCAACTAGAAGGTGCTTGGAAAGAAGGCGGCAAAGGGGTTAGTGTTGCTGACGTTATGACCAAAGGCGCACATGGTGTACCTCGTGAAATTACAGATGGCGTGATTGAAGGTAAAAATTATCCAAACCATGAAGCTATTGACTTCTATCATCGATACAAAGAGGATATTGCATTGTTTGCCGAAATGGGTTTTAAATGTTTTAGAACCTCCATCGCTTGGTCACGTATTTTCCCAAATGGTGATGAAGCTGAGCCGAATGAAGAAGGGTTAAAATTTTATGATGACTTATTTGATGAGTGTTTAAAGCATGGTATTGAACCGGTTGTTACATTGTCTCACTTTGAAATGCCATACCATCTGGTTACAGAATATGGCGGTTTTAGGAATCGTAAATTAGTTGATTTCTTCACTAACTTTGCACGCGTATGTTTCGAGCGCTATAAAGACAAAGTGAAGTATTGGATGACATTTAACGAAATTAATAACCAGGCAAATTTTCATGAAGATTTCGCGCCTTTTACAAACTCTGGCGTGAAATATAAAGATGGTGAAGATCGCGAAAGCATTATGTATCAAGCTGCGCATTACGAGCTCGTGGCAAGTGCAAAGGCAGTAAATATTGGTCATGCGATCAATCCTGATTTCCAAATCGGATGTATGATTGCGATGTGCCCGATTTATCCATCAACTTCTCATCCAAAAGATATTTTAATGGCGCAAAAGGCAATGCAAAAACGTTATTACTTTGCAGATGTTCATGTTCATGGAGAATATCCTGGACACATGACAAGGTATTTTGAGCGTAAAAAATTTAATTTGGATATTACCAAAGAAGATTTGGAAGTCTTGAAGAAAGGTACGGTAGATTATATCGGCTTCAGTTACTACATGTCATTTACAATCAGCCATAAACAATCTAATGAAGAATATGACTATAATGAGTCGCGCGATAAAGTTGAAAACGAATATGTTAAAACTTCGGATTGGGGGTGGGCAATTGATCCAGAAGGTCTGCGTTATGCCTTAAACTGGTTTACCGATATGTATCATTTACCACTCTTTATTGTAGAAAATGGATTGGGTGCAGTTGATGAATTTGCAGAAGACGGCAAGATTCACGATGATTATCGCATTGGATATCTTAGGGCACACATCGAACAAATGATTAAAGCCGTGGATGAAGACGGTGTTGATTTAATGGGATATACCCCATGGGGATGTATTGATCTAGTATCAGCGGGTACTGGCGAAATGAAAAAACGGTACGGATTTATCTATGTTGATAAAGATAATGATGGTAATGGTACTTTAGAGCGTTATCGCAAAGATTCTTTCTACTGGTATAAAGATGTTATCGGTTCAAATGGTGAGAAGTTGTAG
- a CDS encoding MurR/RpiR family transcriptional regulator gives MKGDIFSPSEKGIVRYMFEQRENIQGKTAKQIAKETYTHPSTLIRVAKKLGYNGWVELRNIFLEEIDYLNSHFNHIDANYPFSEQDNVMTIANKMAVLNQMTISDTLSLINNDELQKATDLLNQAEEIKIFSLNNNLDICHDFKSQMVRIGKKVNLCTVDQGYEAASCNSNTCAIVISYTGETSGIIGLLPMLRKKGTPIIALTSIGDNTLTTYADCIFRITTREKLYSKIGSFSSNDSISFLLDLLYGCVFSRNYRNNLEYKIRISKYYDHRKSSNEVMQEGNHDNV, from the coding sequence ATGAAAGGAGATATTTTCTCTCCATCTGAAAAAGGAATCGTTCGTTATATGTTTGAACAGAGGGAAAATATTCAAGGTAAAACAGCAAAACAGATCGCGAAAGAAACGTATACGCATCCCTCTACATTAATAAGAGTTGCCAAAAAACTTGGATACAACGGATGGGTCGAGCTGAGAAATATTTTTCTTGAAGAAATTGACTATCTGAACAGCCATTTTAATCATATTGATGCAAATTATCCTTTTAGCGAACAAGATAATGTAATGACCATTGCCAACAAAATGGCTGTATTGAATCAAATGACCATTAGTGACACGTTATCCTTAATAAACAATGATGAATTACAAAAGGCAACAGATCTTTTGAATCAAGCAGAAGAAATCAAGATATTTTCGTTGAACAACAACCTGGACATCTGTCATGATTTTAAATCACAGATGGTTCGGATTGGCAAAAAGGTCAATCTTTGTACAGTAGATCAAGGGTATGAGGCAGCCAGCTGCAATTCGAATACTTGTGCTATTGTTATTTCCTATACTGGGGAGACTTCTGGTATTATTGGTTTATTACCGATGTTAAGGAAGAAGGGGACTCCTATCATTGCCTTAACAAGTATAGGAGATAATACCTTAACAACATACGCGGACTGTATTTTCAGAATTACTACTCGAGAAAAATTGTACTCCAAAATAGGCAGCTTTAGTTCGAATGATTCCATCTCGTTTTTGTTGGATCTTCTTTACGGATGTGTATTTTCCAGGAATTATAGAAATAATCTGGAATATAAAATTCGTATTTCCAAATATTATGATCACCGAAAAAGTTCCAATGAAGTGATGCAGGAAGGTAATCACGATAATGTTTAA